A genome region from Nycticebus coucang isolate mNycCou1 chromosome 22, mNycCou1.pri, whole genome shotgun sequence includes the following:
- the CTRC gene encoding chymotrypsin-C, whose amino-acid sequence MARKAPEAETWKPPEYPEERRGLCRNGEGEDVGKVHRVLGWSCQSLGEGPGLASRRRAGSGLPHPTAPQGTPATHKDAQSFEQASSCGVPSFLPNLSARVVGGENAIPHSWPWQISLQYLKDDTWRHTCGGTLIASNFVLTAAHCISNSRTYRVALGKNNLEVPDEEGSLIVAVDTIHVHEKWNSLLVRNDIALIKLAEHVELSDTIQVACLPEEGSLLPQDFPCYVTGWGRLWTNGPIADELQQGLQPVVDHATCSQPDWWSFRVTKSMVCAGGDGVISACNGDSGGPLNCQAENGSWEVRGIVSFGSGLGCNTRKKPTVFTRVSAYNDWINQKMQL is encoded by the exons CGGGGAAGGGGAGGACGTGGGCAAGGTCCACCGGGTGCTGGGATGGTCATGTCAGAGCCTGGGAGAAG GACCGGGACTGGCATCAAGACGCCGGGCGGGTTCTGGATTGCCGCACCCTACAGCTCCGCAGGGGACCCCTGCCACTCACAAAGACGCCCAAAGTTTCGAGCAGG CCTCCAGCTGCGGAGTTCCCAGCTTCCTGCCCAACCTATCGGCCCGGGTGGTAGGAGGAGAGAATGCCATTCCCCACAGCTGGCCCTGGCAG ATCTCCCTCCAGTACCTCAAGGATGACACTTGGAGGCACACATGTGGTGGCACCTTGATCGCCAGCAACTTTGTCCTCACGGCTGCCCACTGCATTAG CAATTCCCGAACCTACCGTGTGGCCCTGGGAAAGAACAACCTGGAGGTGCCAGACGAGGAGGGCTCCCTGATTGTGGCAGTGGACACCATCCACGTCCATGAGAAGTGGAACTCCCTCCTGGTGCG CAATGACATTGCCCTCATCAAGCTAGCAGAGCACGTGGAGCTGAGTGACACCATCCAGGTGGCCTGCCTGCCGGAGGAGGGCTCTCTGCTGCCCCAGGACTTCCCCTGCTATGTCACAGGCTGGGGCCGCCTCTGGA CCAATGGCCCCATTGCCGACGAGCTGCAGCAGGGCCTGCAGCCGGTGGTGGATCACGCCACGTGCAGCCAGCCAGACTGGTGGAGCTTCAGGGTGACCAAGAGCATGGTGTGCGCCGGGGGCGATGGCGTCATCTCAGCCTGCAAT GGGGACTCCGGTGGCCCGCTGAACTGCCAGGCTGAGAATGGATCCTGGGAGGTCCGCGGCATTGTCAGCTTTGGCTCGGGGCTGGGCTGCAACACCCGGAAGAAGCCCACAGTCTTCACCCGGGTGTCCGCCTACAATGACTGGATCAACCAG AAAATGCAGCTGTGA
- the LOC128574662 gene encoding chymotrypsin-like elastase family member 2A: MIKTLLLSALVVGALSCGLPTYPPQVSRVVGGEDARPNSWPWQVSLQYSSNGQWRHTCGGSLVANNWVLTAAHCISSSRTYRVVLGRHSLSTQEPGSLAISVSKLVVHEDWNSSQLSKGNDIALLKLANSVSLNDKIQLACLPPANTILPNNYPCYVTGWGRLQTGGALPDILQQGRLLVVDYATCSSPGWWGSTVKTNMVCAGGDGVTSSCNGDSGGPLNCQAANGQWEVHGVVSFGSTLGCNYYHKPSVFTRVSNYIDWIESQQQSRPDLKARPDGSDDQPGKQALQGGWAEALRSREGGQGRHRSRRAK, from the exons ATGATCAAGACCCTACTCCTGTCTGCTTTGGTAGTTGGAG CTCTCAGCTGTGGGCTCCCAACTTACCCGCCCCAGGTGTCCAGGGTGGTTGGAGGTGAAGATGCGAGGCCCAACAGCTGGCCCTGGCAG GTCTCCCTGCAGTACAGCTCCAATGGCCAGTGGCGCCACACCTGCGGAGGGTCCCTGGTGGCCAACAACTGGGTCCTCACAGCTGCTCACTGTATCAG CTCCTCCCGTACCTACCGCGTGGTTCTGGGTAGGCACAGCCTCTCCACCCAGGAGCCGGGCTCGCTGGCCATCAGTGTCTCCAAGCTCGTGGTGCACGAGGACTGGAATTCTAGCCAGCTCTCCAAAGG GAATGACATTGCCCTGCTCAAACTGGCTAACTCTGTTTCCCTGAATGACAAGATCCAGCTGGCCTGCCTCCCTCCTGCCAACACCATCCTCCCCAACAACTACCCCTGCTACGTCACAGGCTGGGGGAGGCTGCAGA CCGGCGGGGCTCTCCCTGACATCCTGCAGCAGGGCCGGTTGCTGGTCGTGGACTATGCCACATGCTCCAGCCCTGGCTGGTGGGGCAGCACCGTGAAAACCAATATGGTCTGCGCTGGAGGCGATGGTGTGACCTCCAGCTGCAAC GGGGACTCCGGCGGGCCGCTGAACTGCCAGGCAGCTAATGGCCAGTGGGAAGTGCACGGCGTGGTCAGCTTTGGCTCCACACTTGGCTGCAACTACTACCACAAGCCCTCCGTCTTCACACGGGTCTCCAACTATATCGATTGGATTGAATCG CAACAGCAGAGCAGGCCAGATCTGAAAGCAAGGCCAGATGGCAGCGATGATCAACCAGGAAAGCAAGCCCTGCAAGGCGGCTGGGCAGAGGCCCTGCGCTCACGGGAGGGTGGCCAGGGCAGGCACAGAAGTAGAAGAGCCAAGTGA